A region from the Candidatus Polarisedimenticolia bacterium genome encodes:
- a CDS encoding TonB family protein, producing the protein MPVSIALHAVALGGIIFASFLSVGSIPEPPIVVTFLAAPPPPPPPPPPPPPPKGGSKPKEQTPKVEEVKPIIPQEIVQPKEVPKEVPKPVETPGEDEEEEGVEGGVEGGVEGGVVGGVVGGVIGGVIGGVLGGVPGGVPGGMLDQPLYAGFGGVTNPELISSSKVLPRYPELARRAKVQGQVILQAVVHKDGTVGDVTVLKTPGAKLGFDEAAMEAVKQWRYKPGLQNGKPVDVYFTIIVDFYLSQ; encoded by the coding sequence ATGCCGGTCTCCATCGCCCTGCACGCAGTGGCGCTGGGTGGGATCATCTTCGCTTCGTTCCTCTCGGTCGGATCGATTCCCGAGCCCCCCATCGTCGTGACTTTCCTGGCCGCTCCGCCGCCTCCTCCGCCCCCGCCTCCACCTCCACCTCCTCCCAAGGGAGGATCCAAGCCGAAAGAACAAACTCCCAAGGTGGAGGAGGTCAAGCCGATCATCCCGCAGGAAATCGTGCAGCCGAAGGAGGTCCCCAAGGAAGTCCCGAAGCCGGTCGAGACGCCCGGTGAGGACGAAGAGGAAGAAGGAGTGGAAGGAGGCGTTGAAGGGGGTGTCGAGGGCGGCGTCGTCGGCGGTGTCGTCGGCGGCGTGATCGGCGGCGTGATCGGGGGCGTTCTCGGCGGCGTTCCGGGCGGGGTCCCGGGCGGCATGCTGGATCAGCCTCTCTACGCCGGATTCGGCGGCGTCACCAACCCCGAGCTAATCTCCTCGAGCAAGGTACTGCCGCGCTATCCCGAGCTGGCCCGGCGCGCCAAGGTCCAGGGGCAGGTCATCCTGCAGGCCGTGGTCCACAAGGACGGCACGGTGGGCGACGTGACGGTGCTCAAGACCCCCGGCGCCAAGCTGGGATTCGACGAAGCGGCCATGGAGGCGGTCAAGCAGTGGCGCTACAAGCCGGGCCTGCAGAACGGCAAGCCCGTGGACGTGTATTTCACGATCATCGTGGACTTCTACCTGAGCCAGTAG
- a CDS encoding sigma factor-like helix-turn-helix DNA-binding protein, whose amino-acid sequence MWKSLLPYATSYDEFINPDEDTRLEALISDPDSMKHEQSVIRRETLEVLKGALRSLPSRERYILERRFGIVDDVELTLGAIAHILKLSKERVRQLERDALGKLRMTLAQRRQDLLVS is encoded by the coding sequence ATGTGGAAATCGCTTCTCCCTTACGCGACGTCTTACGACGAGTTCATCAATCCCGACGAAGACACGAGGCTCGAGGCTCTCATCTCGGACCCTGATTCGATGAAGCACGAGCAGTCGGTCATTCGAAGAGAGACTCTGGAGGTCCTGAAAGGGGCTCTCCGCAGCCTTCCCTCGCGAGAACGGTACATTCTCGAGCGCCGGTTCGGCATCGTGGACGACGTGGAGCTCACCTTGGGCGCCATCGCACACATCCTGAAACTCAGCAAGGAACGGGTGAGGCAGCTGGAGCGCGACGCGCTCGGCAAGCTGCGCATGACACTCGCCCAAAGGCGCCAGGACCTTCTCGTCAGTTAA
- a CDS encoding tetratricopeptide repeat protein: MKRWIGAVMLACLLLPAVGCQKLKARITMKKANELYSAEKYEEAIKKYDEVVAIDPWWVDAYKNAGLSYLALYQPGSLHQKDVDYSTNAIVKLQRYLQFVPEDEKAEDLLMDTYMKTSRYDEAVEFQKKKLEKDPKNSRYMQTIGMIYAKASNFDEARKWFHARAESDAKNPEAWYSLGVLCWERAFRNQELTVDEKRSLIDEGMVALKKAVELRDDYFEAYSYINLLYRQKALTETDPEQSMKDIQEADLNQKKAIQLRNEQMKKGT; encoded by the coding sequence TTGAAGAGATGGATTGGGGCGGTCATGCTGGCATGCCTGCTGCTGCCCGCCGTCGGCTGCCAGAAGCTCAAGGCCCGTATCACGATGAAGAAGGCCAACGAGCTCTACTCCGCGGAAAAATACGAAGAAGCCATCAAGAAATACGATGAGGTCGTCGCCATCGATCCCTGGTGGGTCGACGCCTACAAGAACGCCGGTCTTTCCTACCTCGCGCTGTATCAGCCCGGCTCGCTGCATCAGAAAGACGTCGACTACTCCACCAACGCCATCGTCAAGCTGCAGCGCTACCTGCAGTTCGTCCCCGAAGATGAGAAGGCGGAAGATCTCCTCATGGATACCTACATGAAGACTTCCCGCTATGACGAGGCGGTGGAGTTTCAGAAGAAGAAGCTGGAAAAGGACCCGAAGAACAGCCGCTACATGCAGACGATCGGCATGATCTACGCGAAAGCCAGCAACTTCGACGAGGCGCGCAAGTGGTTCCACGCGCGCGCCGAATCCGACGCCAAGAATCCGGAGGCCTGGTACTCCCTCGGCGTGCTGTGCTGGGAGCGCGCCTTCCGGAACCAGGAACTGACGGTGGACGAAAAGCGCTCCCTGATCGACGAGGGGATGGTGGCGCTGAAGAAGGCCGTCGAGCTGCGGGATGACTATTTCGAGGCCTACAGCTATATCAACCTGCTGTATCGCCAGAAGGCGCTCACGGAAACCGACCCTGAGCAGTCGATGAAGGACATCCAGGAAGCGGACCTCAACCAGAAGAAGGCGATCCAGCTGCGCAACGAGCAGATGAAGAAGGGGACCTAG
- a CDS encoding PGPGW domain-containing protein, with amino-acid sequence MQITPPASGNSKPRSMAWRIFRLVAGWTLVVLGVVGLFLPVLQGFLLIISGLAVLSTESPWARRLLDRLKRLRKRGQESERAPGRLESRMSTPPNRSESPPNTPI; translated from the coding sequence ATGCAGATCACCCCGCCTGCTTCCGGGAATTCCAAGCCACGCTCCATGGCGTGGCGGATTTTCCGGCTGGTGGCGGGCTGGACGCTGGTCGTCTTGGGGGTGGTCGGGCTGTTCCTGCCGGTGCTCCAGGGCTTCCTTTTGATCATTTCGGGCCTTGCCGTGCTCAGCACTGAGAGTCCATGGGCCCGCCGGCTCCTCGATCGGCTCAAGAGACTGAGAAAGCGCGGCCAGGAATCGGAGCGGGCCCCCGGCCGGCTCGAATCCAGGATGAGCACCCCGCCAAATCGCTCCGAGTCTCCTCCAAACACGCCAATCTGA